From Thermodesulfobacteriota bacterium, a single genomic window includes:
- the recD gene encoding exodeoxyribonuclease V subunit alpha produces the protein MNPPAAVWHAAWQQGQLSDLELHFLGLLDRRAAGLPDTVAAAAVLVVRACQEGDVCLPLADWAGHPFPGTAGSRLAPALPAVSAWAAELLASGVVGRPGEYQPLILDAGGRLYLQRLFACEERVAERLAQRAALGMPLPPETPAWLARLFGPLGPAPDWQRLAAANALFGGLTVISGGPGTGKTSTAVRILALLALAHPGPPLRVGLAAPTGKAAGRLGESVAAGAGRLDLPAPIREALTRPAATVHRLLGIGPAAGRPRFHRANPLALDVLVVDEASMVDLVLMDQLLAALPDDCRLILLGDRDQLASVASGSVLGDLCRGKTAAALSRQLAAAMVAAGALAVEQAGVATGPALADRIVFLKRSFRFGAESGIGELARVVRAGDQAGWQAAFQPGRFPELTRYPLDAAGPPPGLAAHAARLFAPVLAGHHPETMLAALSRFRLLCAHRQGPYGVAAANALIEEELARRHLIRRPGSWYHGRPVMILANDYRLGLHNGDLGVAALDRDGELAVFFPRPEGGVRALAPARLPALETAFASTVHKAQGLELDEVALLLPERPTPVVTRELLYTAVTRARRSFVLWAGPGVAEHALAHPTERRSGLAERLWGHPTGGG, from the coding sequence ATGAATCCGCCGGCCGCGGTCTGGCATGCCGCCTGGCAGCAAGGTCAGCTCTCTGACCTCGAGCTCCATTTCCTGGGGCTCTTGGACCGGCGGGCAGCCGGGCTGCCGGATACGGTGGCCGCCGCCGCGGTGCTGGTGGTGCGCGCCTGCCAGGAGGGGGACGTCTGTCTGCCCCTGGCGGACTGGGCGGGCCACCCCTTCCCCGGGACCGCCGGCAGCCGGCTGGCGCCGGCCCTGCCCGCAGTCTCGGCCTGGGCCGCCGAGCTTCTGGCCTCCGGGGTGGTGGGCCGCCCGGGGGAATACCAGCCCCTCATCCTCGATGCCGGCGGCCGGCTCTATCTCCAGCGCCTCTTCGCCTGCGAGGAGCGGGTGGCCGAAAGACTGGCGCAGCGGGCCGCCCTGGGGATGCCCCTGCCCCCGGAGACCCCGGCCTGGCTGGCGCGGCTCTTCGGCCCCCTGGGTCCAGCTCCGGACTGGCAGCGCCTGGCGGCGGCAAACGCCCTCTTTGGCGGCCTCACCGTCATTTCCGGCGGACCGGGCACCGGCAAGACCAGCACCGCGGTCCGCATCCTGGCCCTCCTGGCCCTGGCCCACCCCGGGCCGCCTCTGCGGGTCGGCCTGGCAGCGCCCACCGGCAAGGCGGCCGGCCGGCTGGGGGAATCGGTGGCCGCAGGCGCCGGCCGGCTGGATCTGCCAGCCCCGATCCGGGAGGCCCTGACCAGGCCGGCCGCCACCGTGCACCGGCTGCTGGGCATCGGGCCGGCGGCCGGCCGGCCCCGTTTCCACCGCGCCAACCCCCTGGCCCTGGATGTGCTGGTGGTGGACGAGGCCTCCATGGTGGACCTTGTGCTCATGGATCAGCTGCTGGCGGCCCTGCCGGACGACTGCCGGCTGATCCTCCTGGGGGATCGGGATCAGCTGGCCTCGGTGGCGTCGGGCAGTGTGCTGGGGGATCTGTGCCGGGGAAAGACGGCCGCTGCCTTGAGCCGCCAGCTGGCGGCGGCCATGGTGGCGGCCGGCGCCCTGGCGGTCGAACAGGCCGGTGTGGCCACCGGCCCAGCCCTGGCCGACCGCATCGTCTTTCTGAAGAGGAGCTTTCGCTTCGGCGCCGAGAGCGGGATCGGCGAGCTGGCCCGGGTGGTGCGGGCCGGCGATCAGGCGGGCTGGCAGGCCGCCTTCCAGCCCGGGCGCTTCCCCGAGCTGACCCGCTACCCGCTGGACGCCGCCGGGCCGCCGCCGGGCCTGGCGGCGCACGCGGCTCGTCTCTTCGCCCCGGTTCTAGCCGGCCACCACCCGGAGACGATGCTGGCCGCCTTGAGCCGCTTCCGGCTCCTGTGCGCCCACCGCCAAGGCCCTTACGGGGTGGCCGCCGCCAATGCCCTGATCGAGGAGGAGTTGGCCCGCCGGCACCTGATCCGGCGGCCGGGGAGCTGGTACCACGGCCGGCCGGTGATGATCCTGGCCAACGACTATCGCCTCGGGCTGCACAACGGCGACCTGGGTGTGGCTGCCCTGGACCGTGACGGCGAGCTGGCCGTTTTCTTCCCCCGGCCGGAAGGCGGGGTGCGCGCTCTGGCGCCGGCCCGCCTGCCCGCCCTGGAGACCGCCTTTGCCTCCACGGTGCACAAGGCCCAGGGCCTGGAGCTGGATGAGGTAGCGCTCCTCCTGCCGGAGCGACCGACCCCGGTGGTGACCCGGGAGCTCCTCTACACCGCGGTCACCCGGGCCCGCCGCTCCTTCGTCCTCTGGGCCGGTCCGGGGGTGGCCGAGCACGCCCTGGCCCACCCCACCGAGCGGCGCTCGGGGCTGGCCGAGCGGCTGTGGGGCCATCCGACCGGCGGGGGCTGA
- the recB gene encoding exodeoxyribonuclease V subunit beta, translating into MTSRPPEELDLLTAPLAGTHLIEASAGTGKTYAITGLYLRLVIEAGLGPEAILVVTFTEAATKELSGRIRQVLATFLAILDGAPASEPFLAGLLARLPGEEGRQQVAARLRLALRRLDLAAIHTIHGFCRRVLQEHAFESGALFETELADRDQELLAEIVDDFWRRESPGWGPALAAHLLGQGLSADSLTAAMAGILRALASSAGEGLRLPVPGPPRRREEEITAELARIWARERQPILDLLASPGLSQAKKDGLSADFRARLDQAMAQWLAAGPGHASPPVAELTRLTPAALSALVLKKAKTGPPAHPFFDRAAELVGGLQASVQELHRDLLSWCREELPARKRQQRLLSFQDLISIVAASLADPAQGPALAAAIRSRLPVALIDEFQDTDPLQSRIFQTLFDQPGASLFLIGDPKQAIYSFRGADVFAYLQAGQQVGGRRFSLGTNYRSSPAVVAAVNSLFRQHPVPFLLPGIDYAPVRPGPRAMPRLVIPNEEAALLFRTWPTTGNREATRRRVAAALAREVAALIRQGEEGLARFCEDGAPDRPLAARDLAILVRSHAQGDLVRRELARLGVRAVFHSRASVLATSEARELARLLAATLRPADSRLLGAALATVLLGWSAAELAALLADEARLEREIARFAGWQRLWQERGVGVLVHTVLRAPGTLARLAGLAGGERLIANFRHLAELLDVEASRRGLAPAEILAWLRGRCQQAGAARDEELLRLESDESLVHIVTVHRAKGLEYPVVFCPFLWDTAQAGSGPGGPAVCHDAHGRIVVDLGSPDLAAHQRQARREAFAEELRLCYVAVTRARLRLVLYWGDARTKNASAAAASPLGYLLLGPEADGQASDPLAALAARFPAGDDAALLAPVERLAAASAGAIAVRPLAPPAAAEAAPTDRPPPELAPARPLAPLPPPAGAIWSFTALAHGEAAGAERPDHDPLPAGTSGDQRAEPVERSLLTFPRGSRAGSCLHAILEELDFPAADQPALEAVVGRHLARFGFAAEWREPLAKALLEVLATPLAREEPSFCLRQIPAADRQAELEFYYPVPAASHSDLRRAFGGPGPPAGSPPRDLAFMKGYIDLVFRRQGRYYLADYKSNHLGDDPASYRPERLAEAMAEADYLLQARIYTLALHRHLALRLGPIYDYERHFGGVCYLFLRGMQPRLGPGAGVFFLRPAWSEIALWESRLAQGQEAWP; encoded by the coding sequence ATGACCAGCCGCCCACCGGAGGAGCTCGATCTCCTCACAGCCCCCCTGGCCGGCACCCATCTCATCGAGGCCAGTGCCGGCACCGGCAAGACCTACGCCATCACCGGGCTCTACCTGCGGCTGGTGATCGAGGCCGGCCTGGGACCGGAGGCGATCCTGGTGGTCACCTTCACCGAGGCCGCCACCAAGGAGCTCTCGGGACGGATCCGCCAGGTCCTGGCCACCTTCCTTGCGATCCTCGATGGCGCGCCGGCCAGCGAGCCTTTCCTGGCCGGCCTTCTGGCCCGCCTGCCCGGGGAGGAAGGCCGGCAGCAGGTCGCGGCCCGGCTGCGGCTGGCGCTCCGGCGGCTGGATCTGGCGGCGATCCACACCATCCACGGCTTCTGCCGCCGGGTCCTCCAGGAGCATGCCTTCGAGTCCGGCGCCCTCTTCGAGACCGAGCTGGCGGACCGTGACCAGGAGCTCTTGGCCGAGATCGTCGACGACTTCTGGCGCCGGGAATCCCCGGGCTGGGGACCGGCCCTGGCGGCGCATCTCCTTGGGCAGGGCCTGTCCGCCGACTCCCTGACCGCCGCCATGGCCGGCATTCTCCGGGCCCTGGCCAGCTCGGCCGGCGAGGGCCTGCGGCTGCCGGTACCCGGGCCGCCCCGGCGGCGGGAGGAGGAGATCACCGCCGAGCTCGCCCGGATCTGGGCCCGGGAGCGGCAGCCGATCCTGGACCTTCTGGCCAGCCCTGGGCTCAGCCAGGCCAAAAAGGACGGGCTCAGTGCCGATTTTCGGGCCCGCCTGGACCAGGCCATGGCGCAGTGGCTGGCTGCCGGCCCTGGCCATGCATCACCGCCGGTCGCCGAGCTGACCCGCCTGACCCCGGCGGCCCTGTCTGCCCTTGTCCTCAAGAAGGCCAAGACCGGGCCGCCGGCCCACCCCTTCTTCGACCGGGCGGCCGAGCTTGTCGGCGGCCTCCAGGCCAGCGTGCAAGAGCTGCACCGGGATCTGTTGTCCTGGTGCCGCGAGGAGCTGCCGGCCCGCAAACGCCAGCAGCGCCTCCTCTCCTTCCAGGACCTCATCAGCATCGTGGCGGCCAGCCTGGCCGATCCTGCCCAGGGACCGGCCCTGGCGGCCGCCATCCGCAGCCGCCTGCCGGTGGCCCTCATCGACGAGTTCCAGGATACCGACCCTCTCCAGAGCCGCATCTTCCAGACCCTGTTCGATCAGCCGGGCGCCAGCCTCTTTCTCATCGGCGACCCCAAGCAGGCCATCTACAGCTTCCGGGGCGCCGATGTTTTCGCCTACCTGCAGGCGGGACAGCAGGTGGGCGGCCGGCGCTTCTCCCTGGGTACCAACTACCGCTCCAGCCCAGCCGTGGTGGCGGCGGTGAACAGCCTCTTCCGGCAGCACCCGGTGCCCTTTCTGCTTCCGGGCATCGACTACGCCCCGGTGCGGCCAGGGCCCCGGGCCATGCCCCGGCTGGTGATCCCGAACGAGGAAGCGGCGCTGCTCTTCCGCACCTGGCCCACCACCGGCAACCGGGAGGCGACCCGGCGGCGGGTGGCGGCTGCTCTGGCCAGGGAGGTGGCAGCTCTCATCCGCCAGGGGGAGGAGGGCCTGGCCCGGTTCTGCGAGGACGGTGCGCCGGACCGGCCGCTGGCGGCCCGGGATCTGGCGATCCTGGTGCGCTCCCACGCCCAGGGCGACCTGGTCCGGCGGGAATTGGCCCGGCTGGGGGTGCGGGCGGTCTTCCACTCCCGCGCCAGCGTGCTGGCCACCAGCGAGGCCAGGGAGCTGGCACGCCTCCTGGCCGCCACCTTGCGGCCGGCGGACAGCCGGCTCCTGGGCGCCGCCCTGGCCACGGTGCTGCTGGGCTGGTCCGCAGCGGAGCTGGCCGCTCTGTTGGCGGACGAGGCCCGGCTGGAGAGGGAGATCGCCCGCTTTGCCGGCTGGCAGAGGCTTTGGCAGGAGCGGGGGGTGGGGGTGCTGGTCCATACCGTGCTGCGGGCCCCCGGCACCCTGGCCCGGCTGGCCGGGCTGGCCGGCGGCGAGCGTCTCATCGCCAACTTCCGGCATCTGGCGGAGCTGCTCGATGTCGAGGCCAGCAGGCGAGGCCTGGCGCCGGCCGAGATCCTGGCCTGGCTGCGCGGCCGCTGCCAGCAGGCGGGGGCGGCGCGGGATGAGGAGCTGCTGCGCCTGGAAAGCGACGAGAGCCTGGTGCACATCGTCACGGTCCACCGCGCCAAAGGGCTCGAGTACCCGGTGGTCTTCTGCCCGTTTCTCTGGGATACGGCGCAGGCCGGCAGCGGGCCAGGCGGGCCGGCGGTGTGCCATGACGCCCATGGCCGCATCGTGGTCGATCTCGGCTCACCGGACCTGGCGGCCCACCAGAGGCAGGCCCGGCGGGAGGCCTTTGCCGAGGAGCTGCGGCTCTGTTACGTGGCGGTCACCCGGGCCCGCCTGCGCCTGGTGCTCTACTGGGGGGATGCCAGGACGAAGAATGCCTCGGCCGCCGCAGCCTCGCCCCTGGGCTATCTGCTCTTGGGGCCGGAGGCGGACGGCCAGGCCAGCGATCCTTTGGCAGCCCTGGCGGCGCGCTTCCCGGCTGGCGATGATGCCGCCCTCCTGGCGCCGGTGGAGCGGCTGGCTGCAGCCAGCGCCGGCGCCATCGCGGTGCGGCCGTTGGCCCCGCCGGCCGCGGCCGAGGCGGCGCCGACCGATCGGCCGCCACCGGAGCTGGCCCCAGCCCGGCCCCTGGCGCCCTTGCCGCCGCCGGCCGGCGCCATCTGGAGCTTCACCGCCCTGGCCCACGGCGAGGCGGCCGGCGCCGAGCGGCCGGATCACGATCCCCTGCCGGCCGGCACCTCCGGCGACCAGCGGGCCGAGCCCGTCGAGAGAAGCCTTCTCACCTTTCCCCGTGGCTCCCGGGCCGGCAGCTGCCTGCACGCCATCCTGGAGGAGCTGGATTTTCCCGCTGCCGACCAGCCGGCCCTGGAGGCGGTGGTGGGCCGCCACCTGGCGCGGTTCGGCTTTGCTGCGGAATGGCGCGAGCCCCTGGCCAAGGCCCTCCTGGAGGTGCTGGCCACGCCCCTGGCCCGGGAGGAGCCGTCCTTTTGCCTGCGCCAGATTCCGGCCGCCGACCGGCAGGCCGAGCTGGAGTTCTATTACCCGGTGCCGGCGGCAAGCCACAGCGATTTGCGCCGAGCCTTCGGCGGGCCGGGCCCACCGGCCGGGTCCCCGCCCCGGGACCTTGCCTTCATGAAGGGCTACATCGACTTGGTCTTCCGCCGGCAGGGACGCTACTACCTCGCTGACTACAAGTCCAACCATCTGGGGGACGATCCGGCCAGCTACCGGCCGGAGCGCCTGGCCGAGGCCATGGCCGAGGCCGACTACCTTCTCCAGGCCCGGATCTATACCCTGGCCCTGCACCGGCACCTGGCGTTGCGCTTGGGGCCGATCTACGACTACGAGCGCCATTTCGGCGGTGTGTGCTATCTCTTTCTCCGGGGCATGCAGCCGCGGCTGGGACCCGGGGCCGGGGTCTTCTTCCTGCGGCCGGCCTGGTCCGAGATCGCGCTTTGGGAGTCGCGGCTGGCCCAGGGCCAGGAGGCCTGGCCATGA